Below is a genomic region from Candidatus Binataceae bacterium.
GGGCGTCTGCGCGCCCGTGTAATAGCGCGATTTGAAGTTGCCCGGCGGCGCCACGAGGCTCTGCACGTGGCCACTGGACGCGAGCACGAACTCGACGCGTCCGCCGAACATCTCCGTCGAGCGATAGCATGCACGCCACGCGCAGATGTGATCGGTCAGGCCGGCGACGAGATACATGTCATTGCGCGTCGCGTGCAGATCGATCGGCGTGCCGAGAATCGTCACCGCATTTGACCGCGGCAGCGGATTGCGCAGGAACAGATCGAGAAATCCCGCGTGCAACTTGGCCGGCAGATTCGTCGAGTCCGCGTTCCAGTAAAGGATATCGAACGGCGCTGGCGAATTGCCGAGCAGATAGTTGTTGACCCAGTAGTTCCACACGAGGTCATTCGGCCGCAGCCACGCGAAGATACGCGCCATGTCGGCGCCTGACAGGACACCCTCGCGCGCCGAGCGTTCCATCGCAGCCTTGATTGCTTCGTCGGTCGCGAACATCCCGGTCATCGAGGGCAGGCTCGTATCGAGCATCGTCACGAGCAGCGTTGCGGCGTTGACGCGGCGGTCGTTCGCCGCCGCGAGATGCCCGAGCATCAGCGAAGTCGTGATCCCACCCGCGCAGATGCCGAGCACGTTGACATCCGGACTGCCCGTGATGTCGCGCGCGGCGTCGATGGCCTCCTGGCATGCCGACACGTAGTCGTCGAGGCTCCAGTTGCGATTGTCGGGCTTAGCGTTGCGCCAGCTGATCGCGAACATCGCGATGCCATGCTTCACCGCGTACTCGATAAAGCTGCGGCCGGGCGCGAGATCCATGATGTAGTACTTGTTGATCTGCGGCGGAATCAGCACCAGCGGCCGCTCGTAAACCTTCTCGGTCTGGGGCGCGTACTGAATCAGCTCGAAGAGCGGTGTGCGATGCACGACGACGCCCGGCGTCATGCCGAGATTGCCGCCGACCTTGAACGGGCGCTTGTCCACCTGCGACGGCATCGCGCCGTTGTTCCACAGGTCTGACAGGAAGTTACCAACGCCGCGCGCGATACTCACGCCGGCGGTATCGAAGGCGCGCTTGAGCGCGGCCGGGTTGAGAATAGGCGAATTGGTCGGCGAGATCGCCTCGGTCAGCAGCGTCACCGCGAACTTCTGCTGCTCG
It encodes:
- a CDS encoding alpha/beta fold hydrolase, producing the protein MEAARKYPEPPPIDDNHPALGAILGANPFVGFDAKQVVETMALYFGHLASHPASVGTRMMQLGMELAQIAGGISAIEPEPGDRRFTDPAWHEHPLFKRVMQSYLAWRHAMHDLVADEDEYDWKEREQQKFAVTLLTEAISPTNSPILNPAALKRAFDTAGVSIARGVGNFLSDLWNNGAMPSQVDKRPFKVGGNLGMTPGVVVHRTPLFELIQYAPQTEKVYERPLVLIPPQINKYYIMDLAPGRSFIEYAVKHGIAMFAISWRNAKPDNRNWSLDDYVSACQEAIDAARDITGSPDVNVLGICAGGITTSLMLGHLAAANDRRVNAATLLVTMLDTSLPSMTGMFATDEAIKAAMERSAREGVLSGADMARIFAWLRPNDLVWNYWVNNYLLGNSPAPFDILYWNADSTNLPAKLHAGFLDLFLRNPLPRSNAVTILGTPIDLHATRNDMYLVAGLTDHICAWRACYRSTEMFGGRVEFVLASSGHVQSLVAPPGNFKSRYYTGAQTPDDPDQWLHSSTENKGTWWDHWIKWIAARSGNEKPAPAALGNAQHKPMEPAPGTYVHETI